From the Nocardiopsis changdeensis genome, one window contains:
- a CDS encoding ribonuclease J, producing MSHPHPELSSPPPQGDGVLRVVALGGLGEIGRNMTVFEFGGRILIVDCGVLFPEEEQPGVDLILPDFDYIRDRLDDIEAVVLTHGHEDHIGGVPFLLRERPDIPIVGSRLTLALISAKLGEHRIKPVVVQVEEGERRDFGPFDLEFFAVNHSIPDALAVGIRTPGGSVLHTGDFKMDQLPLDGRLTDLAGFARFGDEGVDLLLSDSTNAEQPGFIINERNLTEAIDKVFRQADKRIVVACFASHVHRVQQVIDSATKHGRKVAFVGRSMVRNMNIARDLGYLSIPGDTIIDVRQLDDLPPDKAVLICTGSQGEPMSALSRMANRDHQIRIEEGDTVLLASSLIPGNENSVNRVINGLTRWGAKVVHKGNALVHVSGHAPAGELLYVLNMVRPRNFMPVHGEWRHMRAHADLAKMTGVPADRIVIAEDGVVVDLYKNRAKIVGAVQAGYVYVDGSSVGDVTDAALKDRRILGEEGFISVVVAVDSGTGKILGEPEIHTRGAGIGADAYDDVIDKIQHALDKAAEDGVNDPHQLRQLIRRSTGRWVNDTYRRRPMIIPVLVEV from the coding sequence ATGAGCCACCCGCACCCCGAGCTGAGCTCGCCCCCGCCCCAGGGCGACGGTGTCCTGCGCGTCGTCGCGCTGGGCGGCCTGGGCGAGATCGGCCGCAACATGACGGTCTTCGAGTTCGGCGGCCGGATCCTCATCGTCGACTGCGGCGTGCTGTTCCCCGAGGAGGAGCAGCCCGGCGTCGACCTGATCCTGCCGGACTTCGACTACATCCGGGACCGCCTGGACGACATCGAGGCGGTCGTCCTCACCCACGGCCACGAGGACCACATCGGCGGCGTCCCGTTCCTGCTGCGCGAGCGCCCCGACATCCCGATCGTCGGCTCCCGGCTCACGCTCGCGCTCATCTCCGCCAAGCTCGGCGAGCACCGCATCAAGCCGGTCGTGGTCCAGGTGGAGGAGGGCGAGCGGCGCGACTTCGGCCCGTTCGACCTGGAGTTCTTCGCGGTCAACCACTCCATCCCCGACGCGCTGGCCGTCGGCATCCGCACCCCCGGCGGGTCGGTGCTGCACACCGGCGACTTCAAGATGGACCAGCTGCCGCTGGACGGCCGCCTCACCGACCTGGCCGGGTTCGCCCGGTTCGGCGACGAGGGCGTGGACCTGCTGCTGTCGGACTCCACCAACGCCGAGCAGCCCGGGTTCATCATCAACGAGCGCAACCTGACCGAGGCCATCGACAAGGTGTTCCGGCAGGCCGACAAGCGCATCGTGGTGGCCTGCTTCGCCTCCCACGTGCACCGGGTCCAGCAGGTCATCGACTCCGCCACCAAGCACGGCCGCAAGGTCGCGTTCGTGGGCCGGTCGATGGTCCGCAACATGAACATCGCCCGCGACCTGGGCTACCTGAGCATCCCCGGCGACACCATCATCGACGTGCGCCAGCTCGACGACCTGCCGCCGGACAAGGCCGTGCTGATCTGCACCGGCTCCCAGGGCGAGCCGATGTCGGCGCTGAGCCGGATGGCCAACCGGGACCACCAGATCCGCATCGAGGAGGGCGACACCGTCCTGCTGGCGTCCTCGCTCATCCCGGGCAACGAGAACTCGGTCAACCGGGTCATCAACGGCCTGACCCGCTGGGGCGCCAAGGTCGTGCACAAGGGCAACGCCCTGGTGCACGTGTCCGGGCACGCCCCCGCCGGCGAGCTGCTGTACGTGCTCAACATGGTGCGCCCGCGCAACTTCATGCCGGTGCACGGCGAGTGGCGGCACATGCGCGCCCACGCCGACCTGGCCAAGATGACCGGGGTCCCCGCGGACCGGATCGTCATCGCCGAGGACGGCGTGGTCGTCGACCTGTACAAGAACCGCGCCAAGATCGTCGGCGCCGTGCAGGCCGGGTACGTGTACGTGGACGGCTCCTCCGTGGGCGACGTCACCGACGCCGCGCTGAAGGACCGCCGCATCCTCGGCGAGGAGGGCTTCATCTCCGTCGTCGTGGCCGTGGACTCCGGCACGGGCAAGATCCTCGGCGAGCCAGAGATCCACACCCGGGGCGCGGGCATCGGCGCCGACGCCTACGACGACGTCATCGATAAGATCCAGCACGCCCTGGACAAGGCGGCCGAGGACGGGGTCAACGACCCCCACCAGCTGCGCCAGCTCATCCGGCGCAGCACGGGCCGGTGGGTCAACGACACCTACCGCCGCCGCCCGATGATCATCCCGGTCCTGGTCGAGGTCTGA
- the egtC gene encoding ergothioneine biosynthesis protein EgtC: MCRHLAYLGPPRTLYDLLYAAPHSLHVQSWAPQLQKYGTVNADGFGVGWYPDDTPEPLRYRRALPMWGDTSFAEAARGLASGCVLAAVRDATVGFGTDEASAQPFRAGRLLFSHNGAVKDDDALVAALPPPAGVLDARAPVDSAPLFGHVVRLWRASGDLPGALAAVVRHAREHSEGRYNLLATDGETLVGTAAGDTLFTLREPGGGVVLASEPYDDSPGWREVPEGSVAVAAAERTEIHPIV, translated from the coding sequence ATGTGCCGCCACCTGGCCTACCTGGGGCCGCCGCGTACGCTGTACGACCTGCTGTACGCGGCGCCCCACTCGCTCCACGTCCAGTCCTGGGCGCCCCAGCTCCAGAAGTACGGCACGGTCAACGCCGACGGGTTCGGCGTGGGCTGGTACCCCGACGACACCCCCGAACCGCTGCGCTACCGGCGCGCCCTGCCGATGTGGGGCGACACCTCCTTCGCCGAGGCGGCCCGCGGCCTGGCCTCCGGCTGCGTGCTGGCGGCGGTGCGCGACGCCACCGTCGGGTTCGGCACCGACGAGGCGAGCGCCCAGCCCTTCCGCGCCGGGCGGCTGCTGTTCAGCCACAACGGCGCGGTCAAGGACGACGACGCCCTGGTGGCGGCGCTGCCGCCCCCGGCCGGGGTGCTCGACGCCCGCGCCCCGGTGGACTCCGCGCCCCTGTTCGGGCACGTGGTGCGCCTGTGGCGGGCCTCCGGCGACCTGCCCGGAGCGCTGGCCGCAGTGGTCCGCCACGCCCGCGAGCACTCCGAGGGGCGCTACAACCTGCTGGCGACCGACGGCGAGACCCTCGTGGGCACCGCCGCCGGGGACACCCTGTTCACCCTGCGGGAACCGGGGGGAGGCGTCGTCCTGGCCTCGGAACCCTACGACGACTCCCCGGGCTGGCGGGAGGTGCCCGAAGGCTCCGTGGCCGTGGCCGCGGCGGAGCGGACCGAGATCCACCCCATCGTCTGA
- a CDS encoding 1,4-dihydroxy-2-naphthoate polyprenyltransferase, whose protein sequence is MATVSEWISGMRPRTLPNSVVPVAVGTALAFALGGFVWWKALLALVVSMALQVGVNFANDYSDGVKGTDTAERTGPTRLTATGLAAPKQVLAAALGSFAFAGLVGLVLVATTSWWLLLVGAVAIAAAWYYTGGRTPYGYRGLGEVSVFVFFGVVAVVGTVFVQLEAAPWEAWTASVPVGLLSCAVLVINNLRDIPTDRETGKITLAVRLGDTGTRRLYAGMVVAAFAVALPLVAVSWWVPLVLLAAPLAVPPLRRVLGGQVGRDLVAGLGETGRLQMAFGALLSVALLLG, encoded by the coding sequence GTGGCCACGGTCAGCGAATGGATCTCGGGGATGCGTCCCCGGACGCTTCCGAACTCGGTCGTCCCGGTGGCGGTCGGTACCGCGCTGGCGTTCGCCCTGGGCGGGTTCGTGTGGTGGAAGGCACTGCTGGCGCTGGTGGTGTCGATGGCCCTCCAGGTGGGGGTGAACTTCGCCAACGACTACAGCGACGGCGTCAAGGGCACCGACACCGCGGAGCGGACGGGGCCGACCCGGCTGACGGCGACCGGCCTGGCCGCGCCGAAGCAGGTGCTGGCCGCCGCGCTGGGCAGCTTCGCGTTCGCCGGGCTGGTGGGCCTGGTGCTGGTGGCCACCACGTCGTGGTGGCTACTGCTGGTGGGCGCGGTGGCGATCGCCGCCGCCTGGTACTACACCGGCGGGCGCACCCCGTACGGGTACCGGGGCCTGGGCGAGGTGTCGGTGTTCGTGTTCTTCGGCGTGGTGGCCGTGGTGGGCACCGTGTTCGTGCAGCTGGAGGCCGCGCCCTGGGAGGCGTGGACGGCGTCGGTGCCGGTGGGGCTGCTGTCCTGCGCGGTGCTGGTGATCAACAACCTGCGGGACATCCCCACCGACCGGGAGACCGGCAAGATCACCCTGGCGGTGCGGCTGGGCGACACCGGGACGCGGCGGCTGTACGCGGGGATGGTCGTGGCGGCGTTCGCGGTGGCCCTGCCGCTGGTGGCGGTGTCCTGGTGGGTGCCGCTGGTGCTGCTGGCGGCCCCCCTGGCGGTGCCGCCGCTGCGCCGCGTGCTGGGCGGTCAGGTCGGCCGTGACCTGGTGGCGGGCCTGGGCGAGACCGGGCGGCTCCAGATGGCGTTCGGCGCGCTGCTCTCGGTGGCGCTGCTGCTGGGCTGA
- the dapA gene encoding 4-hydroxy-tetrahydrodipicolinate synthase, with product MVNTKYRPFGKMLTAMVTPMLDDGELDYDGAARLATYLVDEQHNDGLVISGTTGESPTTSDEEKDRLLRAVIEAVGDRAQIIAGVGTNDTRHSVKLAKAAEKAGAHGLLAVTPYYNKPPQEGLIRHFTEIADTTGLPVMLYDIPHRTGTPIASETLVRLAEHPRIVANKDAKDNVGASSWVMERTDLAYYCGTDILNLPLLSVGAAGFVSVVGHIVGGDLKDMIDAYEAGEVGQALAIHRRLTPVYTGMFRTQGVITTKAVLNLFGLPAGPVRTPLADASAELQALLREDLAAAGVKGPIGLAPHQAVPASAVRVERLTEGSV from the coding sequence ATGGTGAACACCAAGTACCGCCCGTTCGGCAAGATGCTGACCGCGATGGTCACACCCATGCTCGACGACGGCGAGCTCGACTACGACGGTGCCGCCCGGCTCGCCACCTACCTGGTGGACGAGCAGCACAACGACGGCCTCGTCATCAGCGGGACCACGGGCGAGTCGCCCACGACCAGCGACGAGGAGAAGGACCGGCTGCTGCGCGCCGTCATCGAGGCGGTCGGCGACCGGGCCCAGATCATCGCGGGCGTCGGCACCAACGACACCCGGCACAGCGTCAAGCTGGCCAAGGCCGCCGAGAAGGCGGGCGCCCACGGCCTCCTGGCGGTGACCCCGTATTACAACAAGCCGCCGCAGGAGGGGCTGATCCGGCACTTCACCGAGATCGCCGACACCACCGGCCTGCCGGTCATGCTGTACGACATCCCGCACCGCACGGGGACGCCCATCGCCTCCGAGACCCTGGTCCGGCTCGCCGAGCACCCCCGGATCGTGGCCAACAAGGACGCCAAGGACAACGTCGGCGCCAGCTCCTGGGTCATGGAGCGCACCGACCTGGCCTACTACTGCGGCACCGACATCCTGAACCTGCCCCTGCTGTCGGTGGGCGCCGCCGGCTTCGTGAGCGTCGTCGGCCACATCGTCGGCGGCGACCTCAAGGACATGATCGACGCCTACGAGGCGGGCGAGGTCGGCCAGGCGCTGGCGATCCACCGCCGGCTCACCCCGGTCTACACCGGGATGTTCCGCACCCAGGGCGTGATCACGACCAAGGCGGTCCTCAACCTGTTCGGCCTGCCCGCCGGCCCGGTGCGCACGCCGCTCGCCGACGCCTCCGCCGAGCTCCAGGCCCTGCTGCGCGAGGACCTGGCCGCCGCCGGTGTGAAGGGCCCCATCGGCCTGGCCCCGCACCAGGCCGTCCCGGCCAGCGCCGTCCGCGTCGAGCGCCTCACGGAGGGTTCCGTATGA
- a CDS encoding GNAT family N-acetyltransferase, with protein MSGAQFVRPARPSDVDTVVDVQVASWREVYGGLLPGEVVAEIGGEEARRGFHAQWSAALESPPTSRHRLVVATDENDGVRTVVGFAAFGPAGDPDLWPATAAEIFALHVDPALTRRGHGGRLLNATVDHLVEDGFVIAYVWVPEADNALRAFFESSGWAPDGARRVIDLGSELPMVRLHAGIG; from the coding sequence GTGTCCGGTGCCCAGTTCGTCCGTCCCGCCCGTCCCTCCGACGTCGACACCGTCGTGGACGTCCAGGTGGCCTCCTGGCGGGAGGTGTACGGAGGGCTGCTGCCCGGGGAGGTGGTCGCCGAGATCGGCGGCGAGGAGGCCCGCAGGGGCTTCCACGCGCAGTGGTCGGCCGCCCTGGAGTCGCCGCCCACCTCCAGGCACCGGCTGGTGGTCGCCACCGACGAGAACGACGGGGTGCGCACGGTGGTGGGCTTCGCCGCGTTCGGCCCGGCGGGCGACCCCGACCTGTGGCCCGCCACCGCCGCGGAGATCTTCGCCCTGCACGTGGACCCGGCCCTGACCCGGCGGGGGCACGGCGGCCGCCTGCTCAACGCGACCGTGGACCACCTGGTGGAGGACGGGTTCGTCATCGCGTACGTGTGGGTGCCCGAGGCCGACAACGCGCTGCGGGCGTTCTTCGAGTCCTCCGGCTGGGCGCCCGACGGCGCCCGCCGGGTGATCGACCTGGGCTCGGAGCTGCCGATGGTGCGCCTGCACGCGGGCATCGGATAG
- a CDS encoding phage holin family protein produces MSFIIRVIVNALALWLAAYLVSGIEVTTSDTTETILVFLGLGLIFGVVNAVIKPIVKTVGCLFYALTLGLIGLVVNALLFLLTEWIAGLFGLPIDIDGFWPAFWGAIVVGIVSWLASLFLPDGKDD; encoded by the coding sequence GTGAGCTTCATTATCAGAGTCATCGTGAACGCGCTCGCCCTGTGGCTGGCGGCCTACCTGGTCAGCGGTATCGAGGTCACGACCTCGGACACGACGGAGACCATCCTCGTCTTCCTGGGACTCGGCCTGATCTTCGGCGTCGTCAACGCCGTCATCAAACCGATCGTCAAGACGGTCGGCTGCCTGTTCTACGCGCTGACCCTCGGGCTCATCGGCCTCGTCGTGAACGCACTGCTGTTCCTGCTCACCGAGTGGATCGCGGGGCTCTTCGGCCTGCCCATCGACATCGACGGCTTCTGGCCCGCCTTCTGGGGCGCGATCGTCGTCGGCATCGTCAGCTGGCTGGCCAGCCTCTTCCTGCCGGACGGCAAGGACGACTGA
- a CDS encoding VIT1/CCC1 transporter family protein — protein sequence MTDEDRADGPPDARHRLGSLLNGLRATVLGANDGIVSTAGLVVGVAGATPHRGALLVAGIAGTLAGALSMAAGEYVSVSTQRDTERAALARERRELAADPAGELEELAGMYRDRGLSEELSHRVARELTEHDALRAHAEVELGLDRYRVDPWQAAFASLFSFVLGALVPLAAMLLSSDAWRLPVTVAAVLAATGALGAVSARLGGALPLRAALRCVVGGSFAMLITYLVGTLVGAFTSL from the coding sequence ATGACGGACGAGGACCGCGCGGACGGCCCGCCGGACGCCCGGCACCGCCTGGGCTCCCTGCTGAACGGGCTGCGCGCGACGGTGCTGGGCGCCAACGACGGCATCGTCTCCACCGCCGGACTGGTGGTGGGCGTGGCGGGCGCCACCCCGCACCGCGGCGCCCTGCTGGTGGCGGGGATCGCGGGCACCCTGGCCGGGGCGCTGTCGATGGCGGCGGGCGAGTACGTGTCGGTGAGCACCCAGCGCGACACCGAGCGGGCCGCGCTGGCCCGGGAGCGGCGCGAGCTGGCCGCCGACCCGGCCGGCGAGCTGGAGGAGCTCGCCGGGATGTACCGCGACCGGGGGCTGAGCGAGGAGCTGTCGCACCGGGTGGCCCGGGAGCTGACCGAGCACGACGCGCTGCGCGCCCACGCCGAGGTGGAGCTGGGGCTCGACCGCTACCGGGTGGACCCGTGGCAGGCGGCGTTCGCCAGCCTGTTCTCCTTCGTGCTGGGCGCCCTGGTGCCGCTGGCCGCGATGCTGCTCAGCTCCGATGCCTGGAGGCTGCCGGTGACGGTGGCGGCGGTCCTGGCGGCCACCGGCGCGCTGGGCGCGGTGAGCGCCCGCCTGGGCGGGGCCCTGCCCCTGCGGGCGGCGCTGCGGTGCGTGGTCGGCGGGTCCTTCGCGATGCTGATCACCTACCTGGTGGGCACGCTGGTAGGGGCGTTCACCTCCCTCTGA
- the egtD gene encoding L-histidine N(alpha)-methyltransferase → MFRIDRNLTADDLDKALRRDVAEGLSSNPKQLPPKWFYDERGSALFEDITELPEYYPTRAERAILEERSDEIAGAAGAEALIELGSGSGVKTRLLLDAMGRHGALARFVPVDVSGDFLAASARRVADDYPDLDVHAVVGDFEHHLGLLPVREDGGRQTIAVLGSTIGNQEPGPRAGFLRDIRAVLRPGDTFLLGADLVKDADRLVAAYDDAQGVTAEFDRNVLNVINRELGADFDPSEFEHVARWNEKEEWIEMRLRSRVDQHVRVAALDLDVDFAAGEEMRTEISAKFRREGLEEELEEAGFEPTHWWTDPAGDFALSLSTARA, encoded by the coding sequence GTGTTCCGCATCGACCGCAACCTGACCGCCGACGACCTGGACAAGGCCCTGCGCAGGGACGTCGCCGAAGGGCTCTCGTCCAACCCCAAGCAGCTGCCGCCCAAGTGGTTCTACGACGAACGCGGCAGCGCCCTGTTCGAGGACATCACCGAACTCCCCGAGTACTACCCCACCCGGGCCGAGCGGGCCATCCTGGAGGAGCGCTCCGACGAGATCGCCGGCGCCGCCGGCGCCGAGGCGCTCATCGAGCTCGGCTCGGGGTCGGGCGTCAAGACCCGGCTGCTGCTGGACGCCATGGGCCGCCACGGCGCCCTGGCCCGGTTCGTCCCCGTCGACGTCAGCGGCGACTTCCTGGCCGCCTCCGCGCGCAGGGTCGCCGACGATTACCCGGACCTGGACGTGCACGCCGTGGTCGGCGACTTCGAGCACCACCTGGGCCTGCTGCCGGTGCGCGAGGACGGCGGGCGGCAGACCATCGCCGTGCTGGGCTCGACCATCGGCAACCAGGAGCCCGGGCCCCGGGCCGGGTTCCTCCGCGACATCCGGGCGGTGCTGCGCCCGGGGGACACCTTCCTGCTCGGCGCCGACCTGGTCAAGGACGCCGACCGCCTGGTCGCGGCCTACGACGACGCGCAGGGGGTGACCGCCGAGTTCGACCGCAACGTCCTCAACGTGATCAACCGCGAGCTGGGGGCCGACTTCGACCCGTCGGAGTTCGAGCACGTCGCCCGCTGGAACGAGAAGGAGGAGTGGATCGAGATGCGGCTGCGCTCGCGGGTGGACCAGCACGTGCGCGTCGCCGCCCTGGACCTGGACGTCGACTTCGCGGCGGGCGAGGAGATGCGCACCGAGATCTCCGCCAAGTTCCGCCGGGAGGGCCTGGAGGAGGAGCTGGAGGAGGCCGGGTTCGAGCCGACGCACTGGTGGACCGACCCGGCCGGGGACTTCGCGCTGAGCCTGTCCACCGCCCGCGCGTAG
- the dapB gene encoding 4-hydroxy-tetrahydrodipicolinate reductase: MFKVGVFGAEGRMGSEVVNAVQAADDMEFVGGADAGQDRERVLGADYVVDFTHPDVVMDNLEWLIGRGVHAVVGTSGFDEEKLNRVREMLAARPGAKVLIAPNFGIAAVLMMHFAAKAAPYFESTEIIELHHPNKADAPSGTAYHTAELVAGARRAAGLGPMPDATTAEIPGARGADVDGVRVHALRIQGLIAHQEVVFGTDGETLKIRHDSMNRASFMPGVLLGVRRVADLPDPLTVGLEPLLDLS, translated from the coding sequence GTGTTCAAGGTAGGAGTTTTCGGCGCCGAAGGGCGCATGGGGTCAGAGGTCGTCAACGCGGTCCAGGCGGCCGACGACATGGAGTTCGTCGGCGGCGCCGACGCCGGCCAGGACCGGGAGCGGGTGCTGGGGGCCGACTACGTCGTCGACTTCACCCACCCCGACGTCGTCATGGACAACCTGGAGTGGCTGATCGGCCGCGGCGTCCACGCCGTCGTCGGCACCAGCGGGTTCGACGAGGAGAAGCTGAACCGGGTGCGCGAGATGCTGGCGGCCCGGCCCGGCGCCAAGGTGCTCATCGCGCCCAACTTCGGCATCGCCGCGGTGCTGATGATGCACTTCGCGGCCAAGGCCGCCCCCTACTTCGAGTCGACCGAGATCATCGAGCTGCACCACCCCAACAAGGCGGACGCCCCCAGCGGGACCGCGTACCACACCGCCGAGCTGGTCGCCGGGGCCCGCCGGGCGGCCGGGCTGGGCCCGATGCCCGACGCCACCACCGCCGAGATCCCCGGCGCCCGCGGCGCCGACGTGGACGGGGTGCGGGTGCACGCGCTGCGCATCCAGGGCCTGATCGCCCACCAGGAGGTCGTGTTCGGCACCGATGGTGAGACCCTGAAGATCCGCCACGACTCCATGAACCGGGCCTCGTTCATGCCCGGCGTGCTGCTGGGCGTGCGCAGGGTCGCCGACCTGCCCGACCCGCTGACCGTGGGCCTGGAGCCGCTGCTCGACCTGAGCTGA
- a CDS encoding DNA translocase FtsK → MAPRASSGGSGRKKPAARRPAANRMPDGPIAFAVTMFGQFLLVLWKLVAHTVGGAARAVGRSARDLDPDLRRDGAGLLLLAAGVLVAAAVWWESAGPLPEYTRLVVVGAFGTFSPILPLLFLPLAIRLMRTPGASREGDAGRLFIGTSAILLGLLGLIHIANGIPQPSEGLEALQDAGGLIGFVASGPLSAVITPWLTGVLLALVLVFGILVVTSTPIRRIPERLHTLFGALMERDAGPDSGIGILGAEPERKPARKRRSRKKEAEAAAETVAGDHERPYDSPVLPEEPIAPALTDEEEEAARAEAGRSGKGGKKGRAKLPVPDPTPAPAVTEQLTLPSRVVEGDYELPPPVMLKPGSPVKPRTKANDDVVDALTGVLTQFGIDAEVTGFTRGPTVTRYEIELGPAVKVEKVTALTKNISLAVKSADVRIQSPIPGKSAIGVEIPNTDKDIVSLGDVLGSPVATSDDHPMLVGLGKDVEGTNVVANLAKMPHVLVAGATGAGKSTCINGLITSLMMRATPDEVRMILVDPKRVELTMYEGIPHLITPIITNPKRAAEALQWVVGEMDRRYDDLAASGYRHIDDFNAAVRTGELTAPPGSERVYEPYPYLLVIVDELADLMMVAPRDVEDSVVRITQLARAAGIHLVLATQRPSVDVVTGLIKANVPSRLAFATSSLADSRVILDQPGAEKLVGKGDALFLPMGAGKPIRLQNAWVSEKEIRGIVEHCKKQAEPSYREDVAAADTKKKEIDEEIGDDLDLLLQAVELVVTTQFGSTSMLQRKLRVGFAKAGRLMDLMESRDVVGPSEGSKARDVLVTPDDLPAVLTDIRGG, encoded by the coding sequence ATGGCCCCGCGCGCCTCCTCAGGCGGTTCCGGGCGCAAGAAGCCCGCGGCCCGCAGACCCGCGGCCAACCGGATGCCCGACGGGCCCATCGCTTTCGCGGTCACCATGTTCGGCCAGTTCCTGCTGGTGCTGTGGAAGCTCGTCGCGCACACCGTGGGCGGGGCCGCCCGCGCCGTGGGCCGCAGCGCCCGCGACCTGGACCCGGACCTGCGCCGGGACGGGGCGGGCCTGCTGCTGCTGGCGGCCGGGGTGCTGGTCGCCGCGGCCGTGTGGTGGGAGAGCGCCGGCCCGCTGCCGGAGTACACCCGCCTAGTGGTGGTCGGCGCGTTCGGGACGTTCTCGCCGATCCTGCCGCTGCTGTTCCTGCCGCTGGCGATCCGCCTGATGCGCACCCCGGGCGCGTCCCGGGAGGGCGACGCCGGGCGGCTGTTCATCGGCACCAGTGCCATCCTGCTGGGCCTGCTGGGCCTCATCCACATCGCGAACGGCATCCCGCAGCCCTCCGAGGGGCTGGAGGCGCTCCAGGACGCCGGCGGCCTCATCGGGTTCGTCGCCTCCGGTCCGCTCAGCGCCGTCATCACCCCCTGGCTGACCGGGGTGCTGCTGGCCCTGGTGCTGGTGTTCGGCATCCTCGTGGTCACCTCCACCCCCATCCGGCGCATCCCCGAGCGGCTGCACACGCTGTTCGGCGCCCTCATGGAGCGCGACGCCGGGCCGGACTCCGGCATCGGCATCCTGGGCGCCGAGCCGGAGCGCAAGCCCGCCCGCAAGCGCCGCTCCCGCAAGAAGGAGGCGGAGGCCGCGGCCGAGACCGTGGCGGGCGACCACGAGCGCCCCTACGACAGCCCGGTGCTGCCCGAGGAGCCCATCGCCCCGGCGCTCACCGACGAGGAAGAGGAGGCGGCGCGGGCCGAGGCGGGCAGGTCCGGCAAGGGTGGGAAGAAGGGCCGCGCCAAGCTCCCCGTCCCCGACCCCACCCCGGCGCCGGCCGTCACCGAGCAGCTCACCCTCCCCTCCCGGGTGGTGGAGGGGGACTACGAGCTGCCCCCGCCCGTCATGCTCAAGCCCGGCAGCCCGGTGAAGCCGCGCACCAAGGCCAACGACGACGTGGTGGACGCCCTCACCGGCGTGCTCACCCAGTTCGGCATCGACGCCGAGGTCACCGGGTTCACCCGGGGGCCGACGGTCACCCGCTACGAGATCGAGCTGGGGCCGGCCGTCAAGGTCGAGAAGGTCACCGCGCTCACCAAGAACATCTCCCTGGCGGTCAAGAGCGCCGACGTGCGCATCCAGTCGCCGATCCCCGGCAAGTCCGCGATCGGCGTGGAGATCCCCAACACCGACAAGGACATCGTCAGCCTGGGCGACGTGCTCGGCTCCCCGGTGGCCACCTCCGACGACCACCCCATGCTGGTGGGGCTGGGCAAGGACGTGGAGGGCACCAACGTCGTCGCCAACCTGGCGAAGATGCCCCACGTGCTGGTCGCGGGCGCCACCGGAGCGGGCAAGTCCACCTGCATCAACGGGCTCATCACCTCGCTGATGATGCGCGCGACCCCCGACGAGGTGCGGATGATCCTGGTCGACCCCAAGCGGGTCGAGCTGACCATGTACGAGGGCATCCCGCACCTGATCACGCCCATCATCACCAACCCCAAGCGGGCCGCCGAGGCGCTCCAGTGGGTGGTGGGGGAGATGGACCGCCGCTACGACGACCTGGCCGCCTCCGGGTACCGGCACATCGACGACTTCAACGCCGCCGTGCGCACCGGGGAGCTCACCGCCCCCCCGGGCAGCGAGCGGGTGTACGAGCCCTACCCGTACCTGCTGGTGATCGTGGACGAGCTGGCCGACCTGATGATGGTCGCCCCGCGCGACGTCGAGGACTCCGTCGTGCGCATCACCCAGCTGGCCCGGGCCGCCGGGATCCACCTGGTGCTGGCCACCCAGCGGCCCAGCGTCGACGTCGTCACCGGCCTGATCAAGGCGAACGTGCCCTCCCGGCTGGCGTTCGCCACCTCCAGCCTCGCCGACAGCCGCGTCATCCTGGACCAGCCCGGGGCGGAGAAGCTGGTGGGCAAGGGCGACGCCCTGTTCCTGCCGATGGGGGCGGGCAAGCCGATCCGCCTGCAGAACGCCTGGGTCTCGGAGAAGGAGATCCGGGGGATCGTCGAGCACTGCAAGAAGCAGGCCGAGCCCAGCTACCGCGAGGACGTCGCGGCCGCCGACACCAAGAAGAAGGAGATCGACGAGGAGATCGGCGACGACCTGGACCTGCTGCTGCAGGCCGTCGAACTGGTGGTCACCACCCAGTTCGGGTCGACCTCGATGCTCCAGCGCAAACTGCGTGTCGGCTTCGCCAAGGCGGGCCGCCTGATGGACCTCATGGAGAGCCGCGACGTCGTCGGCCCCAGCGAGGGCTCCAAGGCCCGCGACGTGCTCGTCACCCCCGACGACCTCCCCGCCGTCCTCACCGACATCCGCGGGGGCTGA